The nucleotide sequence GCCGACGACAGCGATGCAGAAAGCGTGAAAAGTTATGGAAGTGCCTGCAGTGCCGCAAGCGCCTGTGATCATGCTACGTTTGCTCTCAACGGTACCACATGGTCTGGTAGATCACGAAGATACGTTGTTCATTGTTCAAATCATACTGGTGACAATGAACAATATCTTACACCTACTCAAAGAGCAGCTAAACAAGTTAGGAAATTTcaggtaataattaatattgttttttatcatttatgacattatcttatattttgtgtatattgctttataataattaatccattTATAATGGTATCTTAAGTCTGTACACTGATCCAAACTAATTAACAATAGAAGAATATATGTAAAGAGTTAACTTCGTAAAGCTTCGTTTAAATTACTTGAATTCAAGGAGCttgaaatcatatatttgaattttatcaatttaaaattacaatttaaaatgatgaaattaataaatgtattattgaaaaataataaaagtaaatatatgtatgttgtttgtaaaatattgaaaacgagaaaaaaatatgatataaaaatatgataatgaaagtaatatataatgtatataatgtaatatatagtaatatataatatataatatataacgataatataatttaacgatatattcaaaatttcttttattattatggatTGACCAATACTATTTTAGGTATTTAttgattcatattaaattattcgaatttaataaacattcaaTTTAGCTAATAAGAATTCAAGTaacatttgattaatttaaataaagattttaaatcaaGTTGAATTCATTTGAATTCTAATTGCTTCAATTGAATTCattaacttaaataattaacaacataaatttttgcgtaataatatattattcattgcgaatattttaaaaaattgccaTTTTGTATTGTATCATGATactctaaaatttaatataaaataaaatttttaacgaaaaaaataatatattaataaaaaattaatatttatttatttatatatattattatatattatttatataatatattaataatactatatattaataataataatacgtataaaatattactgttaattattataaaaattatgttgttTAGGCATTATTAAAGGAAGcgcgaaaagaaattgaagagaAGGATcaggaaatatttcgattaacaAAGGAAGTAGTAGAGCTAAGATTATATAAAGCTTCTCTAAATAGTCCAGATGAAAGAACGGACAGTAGCGATGCTCTTACTGTACGAGAAAATAATCCTTTTTCTCCAGAATCTCCAAGCAAAGATTTACCAGATGAAAATGCGTTACGAAAGATCACAAGTCCAGAAACTCCAGAAAAACGTGCTCCTTCTGATCTTCCCTCTTCTCTTGCGGACTCGGGTCACTTCGAAGATGGATCCATCCATTCGAAAGATTCTGTATTTATACCAGAAGTGCAATCAGAAAGTACTCATATCACTACAACTCCTAATAAAGTTGATGAAAGTAATGCTTCTGATACATTTATAAGATCAACTACAGAAACACCGGAAAGAGATGAAGAGAAACGCAAATTGgtgaatttatatgaaaatagaattgagGAAATGCATCGTAGACATGTTGATGAACTTCAAAATCTCAAGCAAAAACACAATGATAAGGTGATATCTcagaaaaaatacatatatacatatatattaaatatttatcatgtgcaaagtattttaataaggAAAGATGgcttgaaaaaatatgattctttaagaataataaatcaaaagaaagacaagaaaattttcacatataagattttgtttttgttgaaaatattttcgcttttttttaaagtgaaCAGTGATTATAACtgtagatttttaattgattaaatatatatagaaaaattattaataatataatatataaatttatacagtgaattattttatatttcaggtggaaagtttattaaatcaattagcTGAAGTAAATACACGTTATTGTGAAGTGAGGCCTTCTGTTGATGTTGCGGAAGCACGAGTTCGTGAATTAGAAGCAGAACTAGAAACTGTAAAAACAGAACTCTCAGAACAAAAGGCTCTATTAAATGAgcaagaagagagaaataaacaaatgtaCCTGAAAATGTATGCCAAAGGTCAAGAAGCAGCACGTATAGAACAAGCTGATcaggtatattatataatatatattattattatttatataaatattatcaatttttttcatattatttgtaattagattattctattgatttttcttacttaagaaaattataaaattttattagttttgtttaatatttaaatttttattttattttgcttatatatttttttattttattttacttatataagtattgaatattttttgaatacataattgaaatacataattaaaaattaagatttatatatttatttatcttttataaatacaattatagatACTTGAACAGGCACATCAGACACCACCAAAAGTTACTGTTGCAGAATTACTTCAACAATTAACAATAACACAAGcagaattggaaaatatcaaggtaaatatttttattttaatcgttatattttcttttatacattgttaatattataatagtaatattatacaCAGTGCACATtaaaaatgaaggaaaaaaattctttatgcttgactttatttataattgaagctttatatttatcttcatcGCTATATAAGATGATGGCATGatctttattctatataataaaatttatattttatatatatatatatatatatatatatatatatattacattcatatattatattcatacatattctatataataaaataaattgtataataatactaaaaagtatcattaatataaaagcaatgtattcaattatttttaaaataaatatttaataatgtataatgctatttataattttaaagattctttgtaattctgtttttaaat is from Apis mellifera strain DH4 linkage group LG2, Amel_HAv3.1, whole genome shotgun sequence and encodes:
- the LOC412646 gene encoding uncharacterized protein LOC412646 isoform X1, whose product is MARHGSERSLHSSQSMHPGSSIRLNTNELPTTELAPSEPVTCSDNSSTIKVNADNNVVYTTGSAPITVPSTSISSSVSSSLDSRIPRPSPTGLRRSASMRMCNERLSPNNPSPLPSTTATTALSRSYHYYRRFNLLHQQHHHLDHRTFPVITENGTESPRQRSLSLSLTPARPRPGHAASGGLGTGIADDSDAESVKSYGSACSAASACDHATFALNGTTWSGRSRRYVVHCSNHTGDNEQYLTPTQRAAKQVRKFQALLKEARKEIEEKDQEIFRLTKEVVELRLYKASLNSPDERTDSSDALTVRENNPFSPESPSKDLPDENALRKITSPETPEKRAPSDLPSSLADSGHFEDGSIHSKDSVFIPEVQSESTHITTTPNKVDESNASDTFIRSTTETPERDEEKRKLVNLYENRIEEMHRRHVDELQNLKQKHNDKVESLLNQLAEVNTRYCEVRPSVDVAEARVRELEAELETVKTELSEQKALLNEQEERNKQMYLKMYAKGQEAARIEQADQILEQAHQTPPKVTVAELLQQLTITQAELENIKDTSYSPEPHISADRSQSLLSAQEAVSLWVLGTRKAMYRRILEARNNQGVLDPEITLQFLKSAIYYFLTDKENHHGHLNAIESILGFSEIEKHNIDKIYRSTRK
- the LOC412646 gene encoding uncharacterized protein LOC412646 isoform X2, whose product is MARHGSERSLHSSQSMHPGSSIRLNTNELPTTELAPSEPVTCSDNSSTIKVNADNNVVYTTGSAPITVPSTSISSSVSSSLDSRIPRPSPTGLRRSASMRMCNERLSPNNPSPLPSTTATTALSRSYHYYRRFNLLHQQHHHLDHRTFPVITENGTESPRQRSLSLSLTPARPRPGHAASGGLGTGIADDSDAESVKSYGSACSAASACDHATFALNGTTWSGRSRRYVVHCSNHTGDNEQYLTPTQRAAKQVRKFQALLKEARKEIEEKDQEIFRLTKEVVELRLYKASLNSPDERTDSSDALTVRENNPFSPESPSKDLPDENALRKITSPETPEKRAPSDLPSSLADSGHFEDGSIHSKDSVFIPEVQSESTHITTTPNKVDESNASDTFIRSTTETPERDEEKRKLVNLYENRIEEMHRRHVDELQNLKQKHNDKVESLLNQLAEVNTRYCEVRPSVDVAEARVRELEAELETVKTELSEQKALLNEQEERNKQMYLKMYAKGQEAARIEQADQILEQAHQTPPKVTVAELLQQLTITQAELENIKAMYRRILEARNNQGVLDPEITLQFLKSAIYYFLTDKENHHGHLNAIESILGFSEIEKHNIDKIYRSTRK